The stretch of DNA TCGGCATATCGTGGACGGTGAAATGCTTTCCGGTGAAATCGATTACCTCGTTAGAGAACGCCTGCTGGAGGATCTCCAACGTCTCACCCAGCTTTTCGGAACGCTCACGAAAGGTGCCCCAGTCCAGCCCGACGCGCTGATGTTCGTCTTCGATCGAACCGCTGCCAATGCCGAGTTGCAGCCGACCCGCCGATATCTGATCGAGCGTCGTGGCCATCTTCGCCAAGACCGCAGGATGTCGGAATTGGTTGCACAACACCATATGTCCGACCTGGATGCGCTTGGTACGGCTGAGCAGTGCAGTGGCCAACGTCCACGCTTCCATCGACGGGTAGTCGGGTGCGCCTGGGCCATACAAGTGGTCGTAGAGCCACAACGAGTCGATGCCGAGGTCGTCGCACCGCTGTGCGCGGTGCAGGATCTGCTCATAGGTGAAGCCCGTCTGGGGCAGGTAGACGCCGATCTCGGGCTTGCTCATGGCCGCAGTTCCAATCTTCCGTGGGTGATGGTGGGCGTGCCGTTGGCAAGCGCTTCGAAAGCAATTGAATTGTCTTTGATACCAAAGGCGTTCACCGTCAGGTGGGAGTCCAGCGGTGTCGGCGAGGCGAATCGGACTGCTACCCGCCGAACGCTCGCGGGGTCGTCGACGCCGAGCAGGTCGAGCAGTAGGTGGGTGGTGATCCCCATCGTGCACAGCCCGTGGGTGAACACAAAGTCGAAACCCGCGGCCCGCGCCACGTCGATGTCGAAGTGATGCGCCGCCCAGTCGCCGGAGACCTCGGCATAGCGATGTGCTACGTCCTCGTCGATGTGCTGGCGCGCAGTTCCGAGGGACCGGGCGCGCGCATCACCGGGGAATCGGTGATCGGCCGGCATCGTCCCGAGGTCTGCGACGCCGTGCAGGCCGAGCAGCACCATGGTCCACCACTGCTCGACCGCGACCGCGTCGTCGGCGCCGACCTGTTCGAACTGCACGACAATCTGGGTGCCCGCCCGCGACGTCCGCACCGCCGAGAGCCACGACGACGTATCGAGTCGCTCGCCGGGCACAAGTGGCCGATGAATCACGATGTCGTGCTCACCGTGCACGCCACCGCGGATGCGCTGCCATACCGCCTCGGGCACGTCGGCGCGAGCGGCCTCCTGCGGTTCGAAGATCAGGATCGCCGGAAAAACGGCAGGCACGGCGCGACCATCGAGCACCGCCGCGGTCCGATCTCCGGTGGCTGCTGCGTAGGCCGCGATGGCCTCGGGCGCGAGGGCACCAGGAAAAGGGCCGTGCCGGGCGGGCGCCAACACCAACTCGCTCATGGCCCGTGACCTCTTCTAACGCTGGAACCCTGTACTTTCCGTCGTTCGCATGGTAACGACATTCTCAGAAATCGAGAAGATTGTTCTGAAGCGGAGTGCCTACATGCGGTTCACGTTCACCCACCCGATGCACAGCCATCCGTACAACCCGGAGTTGGTGACTGGCTCGGGCATCGCAACGGTCGCGGCGGCAGCCGAGGCGGCGGGGTTCGACGGGTTCGGTTTCACCGACCATCCGGCGCCGACCCAGCGGTGGCTGGAGTCGGGCGGACACGATGCGCTGGACCCCTTCGTAGCGATGGGATACGCCGCGGCGCGGACGACGACGCTGCGCCTGATCCCCAACATCGTGGTGTTGCCGTACCGGAATCCGTTCGTGGTGGCCAAGGCCAGCGCGACGCTGGATTTGTTGTCCGAGGGCAGGTTCATCCTCGGCGTCGGCGTGGGCTACTTGAAACGCGAATTCACCGCGGTGGGCGTTAACTTCGACGAACGGGGTCAGTTGTTCGACGAGGCGCTGGAAGTGATCCGCGGAATCTGGACAACCGATGACTTCTCCTATGAGGGAACGCATTTCACCGCAAGCGGCATCACCGCCCATCCGCGGCCGGTGAGCCAACCGCATCCGCCGATCTGGATCGGCGGCAACACCGCTGCCGCGCGTCGGCGGGTGACCACCCACGGCGACGGCTGGTGCCCGTTCCCTGCGCCCGCAATGCTCGCCCAAACCGCGCGCACAGCCGAGATGAGCTCCGAAACTCTGGGTGGCGGTATCGATGACCTGCGCCGCCGACTGGAGGCCGCGGGGCGGGATCCGTCCGACATCGACATCAGCTTCACCAATTCCGAGGGCGGCAGCCCGGGCGCCGAGGACTTCAACGCCGACGCCTACCTGAGCGGGTTGGAAAAGCTTGCGGCGCTTGGCGTTACCTGGCTGCAGGTCGGACTGCCGGGTGACAGCCTCGCGCACGTGTTGGAGACGATCGAGCGCTTCGGCAAGTCAGTGATTGAAGCCGCTTAGCGAAAGCTTGCAGGGTCAGGGGCGTCCCACGCGACCGAAGAGGATCCCCAATGGGTCAGCTCGCTTGCGCCCTCGTTGGCGTACAGGTGAGGCGGCGGCGTGGCGAACGTCGCATACGGCCGGCAGCGAATCACGAGCCTGTCCTCGCGTTCGGCCATTCCATTGGAAGGTTTACAGGTTCGGTAAGGGCGCGGCGCCGGGTGCCCCGGCGGCCAGCGCGATAACCGCGACGGAAGCTGCCGCGGTCAGAACGGCAGGAAGCACAGCCGCGACGTTGTCCTTGGCTTTGACGTGGTAACCCACAGCGCCGCACATGAGAACGCATACCGCGGCGGCGGTCACAAAGGACAATGCTGGGAAGGTGATTCCAAGCAGAAAACCGACAGCGGCAGAGACTTCTGCCAAGCCGATCATCCGGTGCAGCGCAACACTAATGCCCAGGTGCTCGGCGCTGGCGCGAACAACGCTGAGGTGGAAAACCTTTGGTGCTCCGGTGACGGCCATCTCCAACGCCAGCAGGACGGATAGAACGATGAACGCGATATGCACGAGACCCCAATGGTCGGTAATCGGCTGATCGCTATGCGGCGATCAACTTGAGGGGAAGGTGTTCATGGCGGTGGATGATGTTGTTGATCGCCCATGTCGGTGTGCCACTGACTTCGATCCGGTCGACCCGGTCGATCAGTGCACGCAGGACGGCGGTCGTTTCCAAGCGCGCCAAACCCTGACCTGCGCAGGCATGAGCCCCTTGGCCGAAGCCGATCTGCCGACCGGCGTCGCGGCGGATATCGAACACATCGGGCTCGTCCCACTCGCGTTCATCGCGATTAGCCGAGGCGTACATCACCAGGACCCGGGCGCCGGGCGGGATTGTGACACCGCCGATTTCGGTCTGCTGGGCCACGCAACGCGCGAATGCCCGCAACGGTGGTTCGTACCGGACGACTTCATTGATGGCGTTCGGCATGAGTTCCGGTTCGTCTTTGAGTAGCTGCCACTGCTCAGGGTGCCTGGCGAACAAGTACAGCGCATTGCTGATGGCGCTCATGGTGGTGTCAATCGACGGGGCGAGATAGTCGACCATCAGCGGGGAACATTCGCGGTGCGTCAGCTTGCCTTCGTCGGCGGCGATCAGCAGTTCGTCCGCCATGCTGCCCGCGATTACGTTGCGCTCGCGCACCACGCGGCGGGCGAAGCTCAGCATGCGTAGCGCGCCAGGCATGGCTTTGATCGCTTGCCAATTCAGCGGGCCAAGGACATCGAAGGTGGCTCCGCCCCATTCAATGAGGTGGTCGCGTTGGTCGCGAGGCCAGCCGATGAGATCCGGGACGATGGCCAGCGGTAAGGCGGCCGCGAGGTCGTTGACGCCGTCGATCTCACTTTTGTTCAGTGCGGCGTCGACCACAGCGGCGGCCGTCGCGTCGACGCTGTCGCTGATCGCCCGCAGTGCGCGCGGCAGCATCCGATGCGCGAGGCGCTTGCGTCGCTGCTCGTGTTCGGTCCCATCGCTATTGAGGGTCGTTCCCCGCGCCAGGCGGTTGGTGACCGGGTTGAGCCCGACCCCGCTGCCCGACAGAAATGTCTTGTCATCACGAAGCACGGTCTTGCACTCCGTGTAGCGAGGCAGCGCGTACACCTTCTGTTTCGCCAACCACACCACCGGACCGAGGTCGCGCATCCGTTGATAGTGGGGGTAGGGATCGATGATCGCGTCGACCGAATAGATGTCTGCTGTGTAGACCGGGATGCCTGCCGGTTTGCGACGCATTTGGTCTCCTCTCAGGGTTTCTGGGCGCCGGTGGTCTGAACGGCCGTCGAATACTTGGGAATTTCGGTGCACAACTTTCGAAGGTTTCGCCCAGCACACATCACTGCCCGGTCAGGCCGGAGGACCGCGGCGGTTGCGTGTCCGCTTCGGAGCCAACGCGCCAACTCGCTGCCGGGTTCGGCGACGTGGACGACGGCGCCGTGCTCTTCGAGCAGCGTGCTCTCGAATGCCAGTGGCCGAGTGGTCGTGACGAGGACGAATGCGTTCCCGAACAACGCGTCGAGACGCCGCCCGTCGGCGAGAATCGGGTTGGGACAAAGCGTCCCGGCCAATTGCCGCGGCCGGCGCGCCTTGTGGACCAGGGCGGATCGGTGCAGCACCGGCGTCGTGCCGTTGACGATCTTTTTGCGCAGACCGGGGATCAGATGCAGGCGAGGGGCGATGATGCGCCTCAGGGCGTTTCCGAATTGGCCGCCAGCGGTCATTGCCCAGCCGATTCCAAGCGCCAGCCCGATCATCGTGCGTGCGTGTGGCTTTCGCTCTACCTCGTAGGTGGCCAGCACGTCCGCGGGTAGGTCTCCCGTGAGCACGCCCGCCAGCTTCCACGCGAGATTGATCGCATCGCGAAGTCCCGCGCCCATTCCTTGCCCGATGAACGGCGGCGTCAGATGGGCGGCGTCGCCGAGCAGGAAGACATTTCGATCGCGCCAGCGGTCCGCGATCTGCGCGCGGAAGGTGTACTCCGTGACCCGCATCAACTCGAGGTCATCGCTTGGAATGTCGTTGACCCACGGCGCAATCAGGCAGCGCAGCGCGTCGAGGGTGGCGAAGTCGTCGGCGGTTTCGCCGGGCAGCAAACGAAACTCAAAGCGATACCGCGTCGGCCCGATCCGCATGTAGGTGGCAGCACGAACCGGATTGCACACTTGATGGACGCCGTCCCATTGATCGAGCTCAGCGTCGGTCACCACGTCAGCGACCAACCAGCGCTGCTCGAAACGCAGGTCTTCCATCACCGCGCCGATTGAGCGGCGGACGATGCTGTTGGCGCCGTCACAGCCGAGCACATAAGCGGCGTCGACGGCGTGTTCGTCGCCGGTGACGCGGTCGGTGTACGTCAGCCGAACCCTGCCGGGGTCAAGCTGGGTGACGTCAGTGACTTCCACGTTGCCGCGAAGCTCAACGGCGGTGCGCCTTTTCAGGTTCGCCCTCAACACGGACTCGAGCTCGGGTTGGTCGAACATGTTGGCCTGCGGAAAGCCGTGGGCGCTCTCGGCCGGGTCGCGGTGAAACTGCGCCAACAACCGCAGATCATGGTCGAGCAGCCGCAGACCCAGCGCGGGCCGCGAAATCGCGGCGAACTCGTCAGCTACACCCAGGCGAGCCACCACCCGATAAATCTCGTCGTCGAGGTGGACCGCTCGGGGCTGCGGGTACACCGATTCCCACCGGTCGAGGATCAGGCACGAGATGCCGTAATCGGCAAGCAAAGTCGCGGCTGTGATGCCGGTAGGGCCGGCGCCGACGATGACTACCGGGAGGGATTCGAGCGTCATTGCCGCTCCCTGATGTGCCAGGCCAGGGCATAGCGGCCGAGCGTGGCGGCGATCGCGTCGGTGGCGGCGCCCGGATCAACAGTGACCGTCACGACGATCGACCCGTCATCAACTGCCGCGTCGACGGCGTGCACACCGCTGGTTTCGGCAAGTGCTTCGGAAATCGCCGTGTGGGCAGCGTCGGCCCGCAGTCCGAGCTTGTACGGCTTACCGACCGCGGTGACCGGAAGTGCGTCGACGATCGTCACCGACTTCGGCGCGGCGGCGCGTTCGGCGACCTGCTTGCTCGCCCATGTTTGCAATTCGTCCTCGGTGGCAGAACCACCCGTCGCCACGGTCACGTACGCGACGGGCACCTCGCCTGCGTGCACATCGGGTCTGCCGACCGCGGCGGCGCCGGTGACATCGGGATGGGCCAGCAGTGCATCTTCGATCATGGCGGGGTCAATGTTGTGGCCGCCTCTGATGATGAGGTCTTTGGCCCGACCCGTGAGGTGGACGAAGCCCTCGGCGTCAACCCATGCAAGATCCCCGGTGTCCAGCCAGCCGTCGTTGAGTTTCCCGAGACCGTCGAGCACATACGAGTCGTCGCTGCGAGCAGTGACATAGCCGGGGAAGACGGTAGGCCCGCTGATCGCGAGGTTCCCGACCTCGCAGTGGGGGAGATCGTGCCAGCGGCCGGCGTCGTCGATTCGCACGGTCTTGACGTGTTGATAGGGGAGACGCTGGCCGACCGAGCCCGGCCGCGGATGGTCGGGGAAGCTGCGCGCGCTGGCGCAGGTGGCCTCCGTGAGCCCGTATCCCTCGAGAAGGGGAACGCCGGTGTGCGACTCGAAGTCCTTGCGCACAGCGGCGGGTAGCGCTGACGCTCCGACCAACGCGTACCGCAGGCTCTTGATGTCGGCGTCGACCGGACACTGCGCCAAGACGGCGTACACGGTCGGCACCGCGCTCATTGCGGCAATCCTGTACTGCTGCACGATGTTCCAGAAGTTCGTGTACAACGCCGGATCGCGGTATCCCAGTGGGCCGGCCCACACCCCCTGCTGCCCGCGCAGCAGCGGTGCCAACAACGTCACGACCAGAGCGTTGACGTGAAACAGTGGCAGGCCGGCGAACAGTACCGCGTCCTCGTCGAGCAGCGTGTTGGCCGCGATCATCCAGGCGTCGGCTATCTCGTTGGCGTGGGTGTGCGCGGCCAGCTTCGGTGCGCCAGTCGTGCCGCCGGTGGGAAACAGCGCGGCCAGATCCCTCGACACGGGCGGTTCACCCAAAAAAGCTGACCCTGTGTATCTTTCGGCCCCCCGGATTCCGCCGGTTGGGTGAAGAGCCAGAACGGTGTCGACGGCCCCGGCATCGGCGAGCTGCTGGGCGGTGTCCCAGCTGGCGGCATCCAGTTCCGGCGCCGCGGCGATCAGCACCTTGGCTCCAGCCCGGGTGACGAGTTCGCAGATGTGCTCGCCCGACAGCGCGCCGTTTATTGGTGCGGCGATGCCGGCAAGCTGGGCAGCCAAGGTCGCGGTGATCAGCTTCCCACAGTTGGGGGAGATGATCGCGACGGCGTCGTGACGCTGGACGCCCAAGTCGCGCAGTAGATTGGCCGTCTTGTGCACGTCGGTCAGCAGTTCGCCGAACGTGCGATGCGTAGGTTCAGTCCAGCGGGTCGCATTGGGAAGGACGGTCACCGCGATTCGCTCCGGCCACAGCGCTGCCGCTCGTGCCAGCAGCGCGTAGGTGGACTCGGGTAAGCCCCTGTGCGCCAACGGAATCGACTCGATCTCTTCCAGATCGGCTGGCGAGGCGTAGCGCGGCCAGAGCAGATCGGTCACGCGTATTTCACCGTGGTCCGCTGGGTACCGAGATCGATCGCGCCGTCGTCGGTGGCCACTGACACTTCCACGACGTCGCCGTGCCGCAGGTACTTCTCGTTCTTGGCTTGTTGGGCGAAGAATGCTTTCCATTTGACTTCTGGCGGTAGCAGATTGGAGATCATCTGGATCGCCTTCGGCGGGGCGCTGAGCGCGGTACCGACCGGGGTGCCCGTCATGATGAGGTCGCCCGAATTCAGGTTTTGGAACCGCGTCAGCGACTGCAGCGCCTGCAGGGGCGGGTAGATCATGTCGCCGTCGACGACCATGTTCTGCCGCACCTCGCCGCTGACTCGAAGCTGCAGGCGCAGGTCGCCGAACCGCTTGAGCTCATCGGCATCCAGCAGCACCAAGCCTGGCCCGACGGGTGTGAACGTCGGATACGACTTCGCTTCGTAGAACTGGGTTTGCGGCAACTGAATGTCGCGGGCTGACACGTCATTCGTCACGACCAGGCCCGCGACGTAGTCGGACAGGTTCGCTTCCGTGACCTCGGTGCCCACCGGGATGTCCCGACCGATCACCAGCCCGATCTCTACCTCGTAGTCCATGAACTTGACGTGCGCCGGCTTGACGATGTCGTCGAACGGTCCGCTGATAGACGCCGACGCCTTGCGAAAGAAGGTGAGCGGAATCGTCTTCGGATCCATGCCCGCGTCCGTGACGTGTGAAATGAAGTTCGTCATCTGGGCGACGACACGGCATGGAGCCGTCACGGGGGAGACGAGGTCGAGGCTGTCCACGGGCACTGTGGTGCCATGGTGGGCCGCGGTGTCGATGGCCGCCCGATCGGCCAGCAACTCACCGGTCGTGGTTGCGGAAGAATCGACTTTGGCTGCACCACTGGGTGTTTGAACCCACCAGGCGTCGGCGGTGCGCAGAACGGAAGTGGTCATGAGCTCGCTACTTTCAGAAGGCCGATCAGGCGGTTGATATTGAATTCGTTGTCCTCGCGCAGCGCGGCGATCATCGACCGGGCCTCATGAGGAAGGGCTTTGGGATTGGTGCCGAGAAAGTCCTTGCTCGCGGGCGGCCCCCACTGGGCTAAACCCGACGCGGTGAACGGCGCCCAGCCCGGCGCCAAGGACGAGTCGAATATGTCGCCGTCGGCGAAGTGCTCGACCATGAAGCCGTCCGGGTCGCGCCAGTAGTCGAACAACTGGCTGCCCTGGATGTGACGGCCGATGCCCCAGGACCGGAAATAGCCACGCTCCCTGAGGTATTCGCCACCGGCAGCCAGTGCGTCGAGATCGCACACCTGATAGGCCGAATGCACATACCGGTTCTGTGGGCCGAGTGCAAGCGCCAGCGTGTGGTGATCGGCCGGTGTGGTGCCGCGGTCGCAGCGGATGAAGCTCATCGTCGGTCCGCGGTCACGCTGGCCGGGGTAGTAAAGGAAGTCGCTGACGATCATGCCGAGGTTGTCGAGATACCAGTTCAGCGTCGCGAGGTACTTGGTGGTTTGCAGGACGAGGTGCCCGAGTCGCTGCACTTTGGTGGGTTCACGGGGCGGGCGCTGTGTCGCGTTCACCCTTCGAAGCTCGTGTCCGAAGTTGAACGTGTGCGGTGTCTGTGACGGCAGCGAGTCCAGTGGATGCATGCCTGCGACAACGTGCACGGGAACGCCACTCGGATCGGTCAGGTCGACGGTCAGCCCGCCGATCGATTCGGGCAGGGGCTTGGCAACGGCGCCCGTCGCGTCGGCGAGCCGGACCAGGTCGGTCTCGTCCTGGGCTCGGTACGCAGCGCCGAGGAATCGGGTGGCCGAGCCGCCGCGAATGATCACACATGGCGAGCCGGCGTCGGTGCCCCGGAGGAGCAGCTCGTTCCGGGTTCGCAGCGCGGTCGCGAAACCGAAAGCTTGGGCGAACACCTCGGCCCGAACGAGGTCGGGCTTCTCGAACTCCAGCCACGCGATGTCGGCGACCTTGATCACCGGATTGGCGGACCGCCCGATGTGCTCGCCCTTGCGAGCGCCCTGCTCGCTGTGCAGCTCGTTGTGCGCGCCTACCAGGCTATTCATGCTGGCTCCTTTACTGACTGACGAAATCGTCACATACGACGCAACGCTCAGTCAAGGGTTCTGACGAAATCCTCAAACTGACAGAAGCTGCTATCCTGCGTGTGTGAGCGAATCGCAAGATGAGCCGGTCAACCGACTGGAACGGCGCAAACAGCGCACCCGCGCGGCGCTGATCCAGGCGGCGCAGGCCCTGATCGCTGCGGGCAGGCTGAACGTGCCGGTACTCGAGATCACGCAGGTCGCTGATGTGGGGATGGGCTCGTTCTACAACCACTTCGACAGCAAGGAAGCACTGTTCGAAGCGGCGGTTGCCGACGTCCTCGACACTCACGGTGCCCTGCTCGATCAGCTCACGGCCACGATCGACGACCCGGCCGAAACGTTCGCGTCCAGCTTCCGGTTGACCGGCCGGCTATTTCGACGTCGCCCACAGGAGAGCCGAATCCTGCTTGCCAGCGGACTCAACCTGATGTCGTCGGAACGCGGCCTTGGCCCGCGTGCGTTACGCGACATCACCGAGGCCACAGTTGCCGGTCGGTTCACGGTCGACGATCCGAAACTGGCATTGGCCGTCGCGGGCGGTGCCCTGCTTGGGCTCGGCAAGCTGCTGCAGGACGAGCCGGAGCGTGACGACGCGGCAGCCGCCGATCGCGTGACGGAAGATGTGTTGCGGCTGTTCGGACTTCCCGCGGACGACGCGCACGACGTTTGCACTCGTCCGCTTCCAGGTATCGACGAAGTGGCGCTGCCCGACTCGGCTTAGGGAGATGTGAGGTCCAGCGCGATGTCGACCGGTTACCACGCCGAGATAGACGAAATGACGGATTCCACTCGCACTTTCGCGCCGATGTGTCCGTTTGGGCGTTCTTAGATACTCAGAAGGCGGCCTCAGGCAGGCTCATGACGTCGTCGTCGAGGTTCTCGATGATCTCGCGCACCGCCGCGAGATTCGGCAGCATGTTGGCGGCGAAGAACGTCGCGGTGGCGATCTTGCCACGATAGAACGCCTCGTCGCCCTTCGACGCGGCGAGCGCGGCCTGAGCGACGTTGGCCTGCACCAGAAGTCGCCATCCGATCACCAGATCACCGACTGCGAGCAGGTACCGCACCGACGCGAGGCCCACTTTGTAGATCTCCGTGGGCTGTTCGGCCGAGGCCATCAGGTAGCCAGTCAACGTTGCCGTCATCGCCTGGACGTGTTCCAGCGCGGTGCGTAGTTGGGCGGCCTGGGTCTTCAGCCCCGCATCGGAACCGTCGATCGTCTGGCTGATCTGCGCCGCGACGTGTGCCAGCGCCTCACCGCGGTCGCGAGCGATCTTGCGGAAGAACAGGTCCAGCGCCTGGATGGCGGTGGTGCCTTCGTACAGCGAATCGATCTTGGCGTCGCGGATGTACTGCTCGATCGGGTAATCCTGAAGGAAGCCCGAACCGCCGAACGTCTGCAGCGACTCGGTGAGCAATTCGTAGGCCCGTTCGGAACCCACGCCCTTGACGATCGGAAGCAAAAGGTCGTCCACACGGTGCGCCATCTCGGCATTTGCACCCGAAACCCATTGAGCCACATCGTCGTTCTGGTGTGCAGCGGCGTACATGTACAGCGCGCGCAGCCCCTCGGCATATGCCTTCTGCGTCATCAGGCTGCGACGCACATCCGGGTGGTGGATGATCGTCACGCGCGGCGCCGACTTGTCCGTCATCTGGGTCAGATCGGCGCCCTGGATTCGCTCCTTCGCGAACGCCAGCGCGTTGAGATATCCGGTCGACAGTGTGCCCGCCGCCTTGACACCGATCGTCATCCGCGCGTTCTCGATGACGGTGAACATCTGCGCGATGCCATTGTGGACGTCGCCCACCAGATATCCGACCGCGGGGATGCCGTGGCCGCCGAACGTCAATTCGCATGTGGGGGAGGACTTCAGCCCCATCTTGTGTTCCAGCCCGGTGGCGAAGACGCCGTTGCGGGGGCCGAGTTCGAGCGTGTCGGGGTCGAAATGGAACTGCGGCACATAGAACAGGCTCAGGCCCTTGGTGCCCGGTCCGGCGCCCTCGGGACGAGCGAGCACCAAATGGAAGATGTTCTCGGCAGTATCGCCGACATCGCCGCCGGAGATGAACCGCTTCACACCTTCGATGTGCCAGGTCCCGTCGGGTTGTGCGATGGCCTTGGCGCGGCCCGCGCCGACATCGGAGCCTGCGTCGGGCTCGGTCAACACCATGGTCGCCGCCCAGCCGCGTTCTAATCCCATTGCAGCCCAACGCTTCTGCTGATCGTTGCCCTCTTCGTACAGGGCGAGCGCCATCGCAGGACCCAGCGCCCACCAGAAGGCCCCGGATGGATTGGCGCACAGCAGCATCTCGTTGACTGCCCACACCAGTGCCCTCGGTGCTGGCACACCGCCGATCTCTTCGGGCAGGCCGATGCGCCACCACTCGGCGTCCTTGACGGCCTGCACCGACTTCGCCAATTCGCCGGGCACGCTGATGGTGTGGTGTTCGGGGTCGAAGATGGGCGGCTTGCGGTCGGCCGCGGCGAAGGATTCGGCCACCGGACCCTCTGCGAGCCGCGCGACCTCGTCGAGCATCGTGTGCACCGTGTCGGCGTCGAGATCGCCGTAGCCGCCAGCAGCGAGGACGTCGCCGAGGTTCAGCACCTCGAACAGGTTGAACTCGATGTCACGGACATTGGTGCGGTAGTGGCCCACGCTTTTCCCTTCGCATAGCAAACTGCGAAAAGTGTGGCGGACCAGGCAAAACGTACGCAACCGTAACCACGGCAACCTACGGTGACGGAACCGTAGGCTACGAGGTCACGCGGCTTGGTGTGACTGGCGTCACATACTGGGAAGCTCGGCGACTACGTCGGCACGGCCCGCATCAAAGCTGAGATATCCCTTGACGGGCAGACATTCAGGTGGCGGGTCCTCGTAACTCCACGCCACGTCGTCAACAACGGTGTCGCCGACGACGGCCGCCCAATACGTCGCGTAGCCCTTGTAGTTGCAATAGGTAATCGTGTCCGTTCGGCGCAACAAGTCGGTGCGGACAGCGGATGAATCGACGTACAGGCGAGGGTCCAATGCGGTTTCGAACACGATCATGGTGTCCGCGGTGTCGACGAGTGTGGTGCCTGCGACACCGACCCGCAGCCGGCGGTGAGTCGGTCGGCAGTCGACACGGTGATACGGATTCGGCGGGTAGTGGACGAGTTGCCGGCCTTCCTCGAGCCACGTGTCGACCGCATCCCACGGCACGCGGACATATCCGGGCGCGTGCTGTTCGGCCTCGCTGGGAAGATCGCGAATGTCATCTGCTGGGAACGCATAGCTCAGCGGATGATCGCGCCGATGTACCAGCAACGCCCGCTCGGTGTCGATGACCGTCTGCCCACTGCGGAGGGCCTGGATACGTCGCGGATGTGGCTCGACGAAGACGACCTCGTCGGGCAGGGGAGGAACGAACCAGCCTG from Mycobacterium sp. JS623 encodes:
- a CDS encoding TetR/AcrR family transcriptional regulator translates to MSESQDEPVNRLERRKQRTRAALIQAAQALIAAGRLNVPVLEITQVADVGMGSFYNHFDSKEALFEAAVADVLDTHGALLDQLTATIDDPAETFASSFRLTGRLFRRRPQESRILLASGLNLMSSERGLGPRALRDITEATVAGRFTVDDPKLALAVAGGALLGLGKLLQDEPERDDAAAADRVTEDVLRLFGLPADDAHDVCTRPLPGIDEVALPDSA
- a CDS encoding fumarylacetoacetate hydrolase family protein; translated protein: MTTSVLRTADAWWVQTPSGAAKVDSSATTTGELLADRAAIDTAAHHGTTVPVDSLDLVSPVTAPCRVVAQMTNFISHVTDAGMDPKTIPLTFFRKASASISGPFDDIVKPAHVKFMDYEVEIGLVIGRDIPVGTEVTEANLSDYVAGLVVTNDVSARDIQLPQTQFYEAKSYPTFTPVGPGLVLLDADELKRFGDLRLQLRVSGEVRQNMVVDGDMIYPPLQALQSLTRFQNLNSGDLIMTGTPVGTALSAPPKAIQMISNLLPPEVKWKAFFAQQAKNEKYLRHGDVVEVSVATDDGAIDLGTQRTTVKYA
- a CDS encoding acyl-CoA dehydrogenase, with protein sequence MGHYRTNVRDIEFNLFEVLNLGDVLAAGGYGDLDADTVHTMLDEVARLAEGPVAESFAAADRKPPIFDPEHHTISVPGELAKSVQAVKDAEWWRIGLPEEIGGVPAPRALVWAVNEMLLCANPSGAFWWALGPAMALALYEEGNDQQKRWAAMGLERGWAATMVLTEPDAGSDVGAGRAKAIAQPDGTWHIEGVKRFISGGDVGDTAENIFHLVLARPEGAGPGTKGLSLFYVPQFHFDPDTLELGPRNGVFATGLEHKMGLKSSPTCELTFGGHGIPAVGYLVGDVHNGIAQMFTVIENARMTIGVKAAGTLSTGYLNALAFAKERIQGADLTQMTDKSAPRVTIIHHPDVRRSLMTQKAYAEGLRALYMYAAAHQNDDVAQWVSGANAEMAHRVDDLLLPIVKGVGSERAYELLTESLQTFGGSGFLQDYPIEQYIRDAKIDSLYEGTTAIQALDLFFRKIARDRGEALAHVAAQISQTIDGSDAGLKTQAAQLRTALEHVQAMTATLTGYLMASAEQPTEIYKVGLASVRYLLAVGDLVIGWRLLVQANVAQAALAASKGDEAFYRGKIATATFFAANMLPNLAAVREIIENLDDDVMSLPEAAF
- a CDS encoding VOC family protein, encoding MNSLVGAHNELHSEQGARKGEHIGRSANPVIKVADIAWLEFEKPDLVRAEVFAQAFGFATALRTRNELLLRGTDAGSPCVIIRGGSATRFLGAAYRAQDETDLVRLADATGAVAKPLPESIGGLTVDLTDPSGVPVHVVAGMHPLDSLPSQTPHTFNFGHELRRVNATQRPPREPTKVQRLGHLVLQTTKYLATLNWYLDNLGMIVSDFLYYPGQRDRGPTMSFIRCDRGTTPADHHTLALALGPQNRYVHSAYQVCDLDALAAGGEYLRERGYFRSWGIGRHIQGSQLFDYWRDPDGFMVEHFADGDIFDSSLAPGWAPFTASGLAQWGPPASKDFLGTNPKALPHEARSMIAALREDNEFNINRLIGLLKVASS
- a CDS encoding DUF427 domain-containing protein, which translates into the protein MSLVAGRGPLSTDPAGWFVPPLPDEVVFVEPHPRRIQALRSGQTVIDTERALLVHRRDHPLSYAFPADDIRDLPSEAEQHAPGYVRVPWDAVDTWLEEGRQLVHYPPNPYHRVDCRPTHRRLRVGVAGTTLVDTADTMIVFETALDPRLYVDSSAVRTDLLRRTDTITYCNYKGYATYWAAVVGDTVVDDVAWSYEDPPPECLPVKGYLSFDAGRADVVAELPSM